In Symbiobacterium terraclitae, a genomic segment contains:
- the yycI gene encoding two-component system regulatory protein YycI → MDWTRARAILLVAFTVVNLLLAFSLWGPKGDLATAEPTARWQLVQLQDRLDERGLLLPSGIALPATPGPMYFLRVEFRPHPGKRVHASEPSEGIVSASDVRYRHDPSTRETVFEPVDPRSTPAPDLADRLALRAAAEQYLRSHGLLPAGAQLSGVFRRESGGAMVEYVPVYDGLPVYSGYVRVYFSERGVVRVVQHWVEPVGFKEGAPKAVRPAAEALLRLAGHLEQESKHVRTIVDVRLGYYSGPSVTVSAAGEISAWETVPVWRITLDNGLVYYVNAFNGELES, encoded by the coding sequence GTGGACTGGACAAGGGCCCGGGCGATCCTCCTGGTTGCCTTCACCGTGGTCAACCTGCTCCTGGCCTTCTCCCTGTGGGGTCCCAAAGGCGATCTGGCCACCGCCGAACCCACGGCCCGGTGGCAGCTGGTGCAGCTGCAGGACAGGCTGGACGAGCGGGGGCTGCTGCTCCCCAGCGGCATCGCCCTGCCGGCGACGCCGGGCCCCATGTATTTCCTGCGCGTCGAGTTCCGCCCACACCCCGGAAAACGGGTGCACGCCAGCGAACCCTCTGAAGGGATCGTGTCTGCCTCCGACGTTCGCTACCGGCATGACCCCAGTACCCGGGAGACGGTGTTCGAGCCGGTGGACCCGCGCAGCACGCCCGCGCCGGACCTGGCCGACCGCCTGGCCCTCCGCGCCGCCGCCGAGCAGTACCTGCGGTCGCATGGCCTCCTGCCGGCCGGTGCCCAGTTGTCGGGCGTCTTCCGGCGGGAGTCCGGCGGGGCAATGGTGGAGTACGTCCCTGTGTACGACGGGCTGCCGGTCTACTCCGGCTACGTCCGCGTCTACTTCAGCGAGCGGGGCGTCGTGCGGGTGGTTCAGCACTGGGTGGAGCCTGTCGGTTTCAAGGAGGGCGCGCCGAAGGCGGTGCGTCCGGCAGCGGAGGCGCTGCTGCGGCTGGCCGGCCACCTGGAGCAGGAGAGCAAGCACGTCCGGACGATCGTCGACGTGCGGCTCGGGTACTACTCCGGGCCGTCGGTGACGGTCTCTGCGGCCGGCGAGATCAGCGCGTGGGAGACGGTGCCGGTCTGGCGCATCACGCTGGACAACGGGCTGGTCTACTACGTGAACGCATTCAATGGTGAACTCGAGTCATGA